A single region of the Bacteroides luhongzhouii genome encodes:
- a CDS encoding Gfo/Idh/MocA family protein, with product MNEKIIKWGFIGCGEVTKTKSGPAFQKVEHSEVVAVMSRDGAKAKAYAKERGIKKWYDDAQELIDDPEVNAVYIATPPSSHATYAIMSMKAGKPAYIEKPMAVTYEECTRINRISNETGVPCFVAYYRRYLPYFQKVKELVENGTIGNVINVQIRFAQPPRDLDYNRDNLPWRVQADIAGGGYFYDLAPHQIDLLQDMFGCILEASGYKSNRGGLYPAEDTLSACFQFDNGLVGSGSWCFVAHDSAREDRIEIIGDKGMICFSVFTYEPIGLHTEKGREEICIGNPEHVQQPLIQAVVDHLLGKSVCSCDGESATLTNWVMDKILGKL from the coding sequence ATGAATGAAAAGATTATCAAATGGGGTTTCATTGGCTGCGGAGAAGTAACTAAAACGAAAAGCGGTCCCGCTTTCCAGAAAGTAGAACATTCGGAAGTCGTAGCCGTGATGAGTCGTGACGGCGCGAAAGCGAAAGCGTATGCCAAAGAGAGAGGAATCAAAAAATGGTATGACGATGCACAGGAGTTGATAGATGATCCGGAAGTAAACGCTGTCTATATCGCCACTCCTCCTTCTTCACACGCTACGTATGCCATTATGTCCATGAAAGCGGGCAAACCGGCCTATATTGAGAAGCCAATGGCGGTGACGTATGAAGAATGTACCCGAATCAACCGCATATCCAATGAAACGGGAGTTCCCTGTTTCGTAGCATACTATCGCCGTTATCTTCCCTATTTCCAGAAAGTAAAAGAATTAGTAGAGAACGGGACGATCGGCAACGTTATCAATGTACAGATTCGTTTTGCCCAGCCACCACGCGATCTGGATTACAATCGCGATAATCTTCCCTGGCGTGTGCAGGCTGACATTGCCGGAGGCGGCTACTTCTACGACCTTGCTCCGCATCAGATTGATTTGTTGCAGGATATGTTCGGTTGCATCCTCGAAGCAAGCGGTTACAAGAGTAATCGCGGCGGGCTTTATCCTGCCGAAGATACATTAAGCGCCTGTTTCCAATTTGACAACGGATTGGTGGGTAGTGGTTCCTGGTGCTTCGTAGCCCACGATTCTGCCCGCGAAGACCGCATAGAGATTATCGGTGACAAAGGAATGATTTGCTTCTCTGTCTTTACTTACGAACCTATCGGACTGCATACCGAAAAAGGACGGGAAGAAATCTGCATCGGTAACCCGGAACACGTACAACAGCCTCTTATCCAAGCAGTAGTAGATCACTTATTGGGTAAATCGGTTTGCTCTTGCGACGGTGAAAGCGCAACGTTGACTAACTGGGTAATGGACAAGATCTTGGGTAAGCTATAA